The DNA window GCTCATTTTTTCACCAATAGCTTTGTGATCTCCTGGAAAGTTCtcttatatatattcttttactATTCATGTggttggtattttttttttttcgcatagatttttttttcatattcatCATTAATAAAAGGAGTACCAATATATTGGAACAGGTCCATTAGCTAATGATAGAAATTTTTGGTGTAGATGGCTTCAGTTAGGAAAAGCAGAACTGATGAGGTGGAATGAGTGCAAGAGCGGTTTAGGAGGTGGCATCTTGGTTATTTTCACAATACACAACTAGTGTTATTGTGGGTTGATATTCATATTTCAAATTAGCTATGCCAAAATGTTCCAAATTGCTTGTGTAGTTGGATAAATAAAAGAACTCCCTTCTTAGTCAAAGTTACTAGCTCCACTTGTGGTCCTGGTAAAGATTCTCCATTGCCGATGctctgtttgattttgattgtggtgtgtttcaacttatttaatgttttggttaTGACATTGTTTTTGATGGTCTAGTTGCTGATATGTTTCAACTTTTATGTTTAGTTCCTGCCGATTATTTTGCCCATTTAGATGCAACCGGCAGAAGAACAGATTTGGATCAGCGACCTGAGCTTACAAAGGGTAGTGTAGAATTTGTCGCTCCAACTGAATATATGGTGCGGCCCCCTATGCCGCCACTATATTTTTTCCTCATTGATGTTTCAATATCTGCTGTTAGAAGTGGTATGGTTGAGGTAAGCACTTATAACCAAGTAGGTTATGCCCCCTTTTTGTGATGTCtcttatgtatatatttgagtGTAATAATTGGAAATTTATGTTAAATAATAGCATATATATTCTGGAATGACTAAAATATGTTTGCCGTATTCATGTGAAATAAATTAATACCCGGATATGGCATGCAGCTTATTTCTTAATCTGCTTGAAGAGCCCACACTGACTTAGAACTGCAGAAATTGGTTATTGAGACACCTTTTCTTGTCACATCCTTTTTACAGGGCTTATTATTTTGCTTCAATTATTTGGATGGACTAGATTTTGTAAGTAGACTGGTCGACCAGTTTAGGGTGTTGTTTTAGATCTGATTCTTgcccatcaaagtatggagaaAATGATGTTTCACATATCGAAGCTATTAATAAGTTCTCTTATTGTAAAAATCTCTTTTTtggttgtgattttttttttcatagttCTTTTGAAGATTTCTACTCATCGATTAATAGATTTCCCTTTCTGTTTTATGTGTTATTTACATATTACCCTGTATAATAATTGCATCCCTCTTTGTGTGTATTTGACCAAATGGGGCTATGCACGTGCATAGTTGTGTTCAAGCATGCACTTTGGCTGTGCACATTCTAGTCCGTGCATATCTAGAACTCATGTTGGCTTTTGGACTCTGTATACAGGTTGTGGCACGAACTATTAAGTCATGTTTGGACCAACTGCCTGGCTTCCCGAGAACGCAGATCGGGTTTCTCACTTATGACAGCACCATCCATTTTTATAATATGAAGGCATACTAAGCTCATCATTTTGGAACCTTGTGTTTGATGTAATTCATCGTTATTCCTGAATAACTTGTGGATTTTTACGGTGCAGTCTTCATTGACGCAGCCTCAAATGATGGTGGTTTCCGATCTAGAAGATATCTTTGTTCCGCTTCCTGATGACCTTCTTGTGAACTTGTCTGAATCAAGGACTGTGGTGGAGTCATTCCTAGATAGTTTGCCCTCCATGTTTCAGGACAATGTGAATCTAGAATCTGCATTTGGTCCGGCTCTTAAAGCTGCATTCATGGTTATGGTGTGTCAGTATCACCAGCTTGTCCTCCTGCCCCCACCTCCCCACCCCCACTTAACTTTTTGATGGCATATTTCTTACTATCTTGCTAATCTTTTGCCCCCCTTTTTGGTGGTGGTAATGTTTTTATTCTTGCTATTAAAAAATTGTGGTTGTCCATTCACCCTGCattaaccccccccccccccccccgggtcTGATTTATGCAGAGAAAACTAGGCGGAAAACTGTTGGTGTTTCAGAACTCTCTGCCATCCCTTGGTGTTGGTCGTTTAAAGTTGCGAGGTGATGATCCTCGTGTTTATGGAACTGACAAAGAACATATGCTAAGAATACCAGAAGATCCGTTCTACAAGCAAATGGCTGCTGATTTTACAAAGTTCCAGATTGCTGTGAATATCTATGCGTTTAGTGACAAATATACAGATATCGCCTCGTTAGGTACTCGTTTTCACGTGAACGTGCTTTCCTTTGAGGGGACAATATCTTGATCATCTCCTTTATGTTTAACATGCTaccatttccaaaaaaaatttccttcgtccttggtttttttttttgctacaaaaaAATGGTCTATGATGCGATATCATAATAGGTTTTCCTCATATGATGCTAAAATGACTTTTCCTGTACTATTTTATTCCACAATGATTTCTTTACTTTTGACAATACTTCTGACTTTCTTTCCATCTCTGTTGCCTTTGGAAGGAAATAAAATGATGTCTTGCATTTTGAAATGCAATGGACGTCTGATGCATCAATGATTGGACTCGTCTCATCCCTATCCATTTATGTAGGAACTCTGGCAAAATATACTGGAGGTCAAGTGTGCTACTATCCCAGTTTCCAGGCAACCATTCATGGAGAAAAATTAAGACATGAGTTAGCAAGAGATCTTACCAGGGAAACTGCCTGGGAAGCTGTTATGCGCATAAGATGTGGGAAAGGTATATTCAAATGGCAATCACGAATGCTTTATAACACCATTATTGTTGAAGATTCAAAAATGAGACTTGCAAATTAGCTGAATAGCATAAAAGGCAACTCTTTCCCATTCAATTGTTTCAGGGGTTCGATTTACATCTTATCATGGGAACTTTATGCTAAGGTCGACTGATCTATTAGCTCTTCCAGCCATTGATTGTGATAAAGCATATGCTATGCAATTATCTCTTGAAGAGACATTGCTAACAACTCCGACTGTATATTTCCAAGTTGCCTTATTGTATCCTTTTGGTGGACATCAATTGCTGCAAGTGAGCTAATCATATTTgcatatattgtgtttttcattcttttggatgaaattgattCTAACAAAAATTGGACTAAATGACTTGAAAAAATCCGCATGTCCCTCCTTTCCCCTTAAAGCATGGCAGGACAAAATGGTCGTCTGTGATCGATTTATGGTCAGAGATGAATtactaaattattttaaaaggtTTTGGATGGACAGAATCATTTGTTTGACATTGGGGGGCTATGGttttttttatcccaaattTATAGGGAACAGTTCCcgatattttcatagtttttacCTTTGCTTTGTTTCTCAACTGATTAATATTGTATTAGATTGAACTTGTATGAAAAGAATGTGTAATTGACTAATTGGAGTTTCTTAACAACGAGAAGATACACTGCATCTTGCGGAGAAAGGCGTATCAGGGTACATACAGCAGCAGTTCCAGTGGTTTCAGATCTGGGGGAGATGTACCGCCAGGCTGACACGGGTGCCatcatttctttattttctaggCTAGGTGAGTTAACTGGATTTCTCTTCTAGTggtttatttttattgatttgaggatctttttaaattaaaatataacgCATTGCAGCAATTGAGAAGAGTTTGTCAACTAAGTTGGAAGATGCGCGAAGCTCTGTCCAGCTAAGGATTGTCAAAGCTCTCAAAGAATACCGAAATCTATATGCCGTGCAGCACCGATTGGGAGCTAGGATGATATATCCAGAATCTCTTAAGTTCTTGGCTTTGTATGGAATGGCACTTTGTAAATCAACTCCTCTCCGCGGAGGGCATTCGGATGTTCTGCTTGATGAACGCTGTGCAGCAGGCTACACAATGATGTCATTACCTGTTAAAAAGTTGTTGAAGCTTTTATATCCCAGCTTGATTCGAGTGGATGAATTTCTTTTAAATGTACAGTTTTGCAACATTTTAAAATTCTGTTATACTGCAGATGCTTTATTATAGAACTTAAACTGAGCACGTTTATCCCATATTTGCAGCCATCTGCTCCAGTTGATCAATTTATACGCAGTATGAAGAGGTTACCACTGACTGCAGAGAGCTTGGACTCGCGAGGTCTTTATATGTCTGATGACGGTTTTCACTTCATTATATGGTTTGGTAGAATGCTCTCTCCTGATATAGCCATGAGTCTACTTGGTTCAGACTTTGCTGCTGAGCTATCTAGGGTATGTTCTGGTACCATCAAGTTCATCCTTAAATGGCATGCATGTTATTATTTGCTttaattttgtttccttttgtgATCATTTCCGGGTTCTCTGAAGAGGTCATTGATACAGGTTTTACtcttcaaaagttggtagggtgtGACACCAAGAATGCATTAGttctgttttattgttttttttatttggttttatcTATTTCCCTCAATGTTGCTTCGTGAAAAGTAAATGGGTGTAATAGGAGTGAGACTGTGAGAGGCTTTTCATCATATGCTTATTTAAGGCCATTGTAAGATAGCTATAAGCTGAGGCTTTGCCATCAATGTACTGCCAATTCTTACCCCCCGAAAAAAGGAAACTGCTCGCAAAAGATATTTATTTAATAGAAATGTCTgcgggggtggggggggggggggggttcttCTATCTGTTTTCTTCCAGTCCATCCCAACAAATGCCTTGATGAATGGACATCTTTTTCACCCCTTTGCTCCTTCCGATAGGCCTATGGGTGTGATTGGAAATGATCAGTTTATTTCTTGTGATGGGTAAAACCTGCAATTTGTTGGAGTCTCTAAATCATTCATTCACCTTCCTTAATTCTTTTATACATGTACTTCTAAATTTTTGTTTAACGCTGCTCCTAATGAGGTGGTCATTGGCGCCTGCTGCCTGATGCTGAATAACCTTTTTTTACTAAGAATCAGGTTACCGTCACCGAGCATGATAC is part of the Tripterygium wilfordii isolate XIE 37 chromosome 7, ASM1340144v1, whole genome shotgun sequence genome and encodes:
- the LOC120001299 gene encoding protein transport protein Sec24-like At3g07100, giving the protein MGTQNPGRPNFPTRPPSTPFAAAPPTMTAPSIGSEVPPTIRPFFPPPASGPFQRFPSPVGQPPIQQQPPPPPPAALPPTYFRPPPQQMPSVPMGFPRPSANPALSSASIPPPPRVGPEQPLPGYAGGQSNVASQAPPVRSPFLTQQPGSYAPMPPPATASTFTARQGGYMPPPPLGGPMGHMQHPGTLPPGGSAQGLAEDFSSLSLGGSVPGTIDPGLDPKALPRPLEGDVEPQAFAEMFPGNCNSRYVRLTTSAMPNSQSLVSRWQLPLGAVVCPLAEAPVGEEVPILNFASTGIIRCRRCRTYVNPYVTFADSGRKWRCNICTLNNDVPADYFAHLDATGRRTDLDQRPELTKGSVEFVAPTEYMVRPPMPPLYFFLIDVSISAVRSGMVEVVARTIKSCLDQLPGFPRTQIGFLTYDSTIHFYNMKSSLTQPQMMVVSDLEDIFVPLPDDLLVNLSESRTVVESFLDSLPSMFQDNVNLESAFGPALKAAFMVMRKLGGKLLVFQNSLPSLGVGRLKLRGDDPRVYGTDKEHMLRIPEDPFYKQMAADFTKFQIAVNIYAFSDKYTDIASLGTLAKYTGGQVCYYPSFQATIHGEKLRHELARDLTRETAWEAVMRIRCGKGVRFTSYHGNFMLRSTDLLALPAIDCDKAYAMQLSLEETLLTTPTVYFQVALLYTASCGERRIRVHTAAVPVVSDLGEMYRQADTGAIISLFSRLAIEKSLSTKLEDARSSVQLRIVKALKEYRNLYAVQHRLGARMIYPESLKFLALYGMALCKSTPLRGGHSDVLLDERCAAGYTMMSLPVKKLLKLLYPSLIRVDEFLLNPSAPVDQFIRSMKRLPLTAESLDSRGLYMSDDGFHFIIWFGRMLSPDIAMSLLGSDFAAELSRVTVTEHDTEMSRKLFGILRKLRESDPSYYQLCHLVRQGEQPREGLLLLRNLVEDQIGGTNGYPDWILQIHRQVQQT